The Gemmatimonas aurantiaca T-27 DNA segment AGCGCGCGGGAGATCGGCGAGTTGACGCGGGCCGGCCGACGCGACGATGCCGTTCGGCTGTTCAACACCACCATCGGTGCGGCGGCTGATACCATCGGCAGCAACATCATCAGCGGGATCGACATGGTGCAGCGTCGGACGGACCAGATTGCTGCCACCAGCGCCGCGATGACTCGTCGCATGCAACTGCTGATTGCCATCAGCAGCATCCTGTCGCTGGTGCTGGGTGTTGTCGCTGCCGTTCTGCTGAACAAGGCCGTGAACGGACCGCTGCGTGAGACGTCGGTGGTCCTCGCCTCCAGTGCTGCTGAAATCCTGGCGGCCACTACGCAGCAAGCATCGGGTTCCAATCAGTCGTCAGCCGCCGTGACCGAGACGGTCAGCACGGTGGAGGAAGTCACACAAACGGCTGAACAGGCGGCCGACCGTGCGCGGGCCGTGGCCGATTCCGCGCGCCGGACGGCGGAGATCGGGAAGTCGGGACTGCGCGCGATCGAAACGTCGGTGGAGGGCATGGCGGCGGTGCGGGAGCAGGTCGAAGCCACGGCGTCCAGCATCGTCACGTTGGCGGAGCAGGCGCAGGCTATCGGCGAAATCATCGCGTCGGTGAACGACATCGCCGAACAGACGAATCTGCTCGCCCTCAACGCGGCGGTGGAAGCGGCGCGCGCGGGTGAACATGGACGCGGGTTCGCCGTGGTCGCGGCAGAAGTGAAGAACCTGGCGCAGCAATCGAAGAAGGCCACGGTACAGGTGCGGCAGATCTTGGGAGAGATCCAGCGCGCGACCAATGCGGCAGTGATGGTCACTGAACAAGGCACCAAGCAGGTGGCGTCGATGGACCGGCAGGTACGTGAGGCCGGCGACACCATTCGTGCGCTGGCCGATTCCGTGGCGGATGCGTCGCAGGTGGCCGCGCAGATCGTGGCATCGGCGGGGCAGCAGGCGCTGGGCATGAGTCAGATTCGCGAAGCCATGGCCAACATTCATCAGGCCACGCAGCAGAATCTGGCCGCCACCAAACAGGCGGAACGTGCAGCGCAGGATCTCAATCAGTTCGGTGGGCGTCTGCTGGCATTGACCGGTGCGACCGTGCGCCCCCACACCAACGGACGCGCGTGACCGTGCCCGACGGCCTCTCTGCCCGTTTGCGAGCTACCTTCATCGGTGAGCTCGAGGAGCAGGTCGTTGCCATGAATACGGCGCTGCTCGCGCTGGAGCAGCAGCCGTCCGATTCGGAGCAGATCCGCGTGCTGTTCCGAGTCGCACACACGGTCAAGGGCGCGGCACGGGCGGCAGCCGTGACACCGGTGGAGTTGGCATGCCATGCACTGGAGACCTTTCTCGCGCGGGCGCGTGATGGCTCGGCCACCTTGGGCGCACCACAATTCGCCGCACTGTTCGCCGGGGCCGATGCCCTGGTCGACGCGGCCACCAAGCTGCGAGCCGGTCAGGAGCTGACACGCGGTATCCCGATCAACACCTGGTTCCTCGGCTTCGATGCCAACGTCGGGGAAATGACATCGCGCCCCAGGACCACCGCGCGGCCCTCGGCGTCTCGATCAATACCGGATGCCGGAGCACAGGCCTCATCATCCGCCGCTCCCAACGCGACACCACCTGCGGTGCTGCCCGAAGCATCACAGTCTGCCGCTCTGCCGGATGTGCCATTGGTGGCGCGAAAGAAGACCGCCGACCCGCTGCCCTCAGGGGAGGTGCCGGTACGGGTCGATGCCGGGCGGCTCGATGCCTTGATGGCCACGGCTGGGCAGTTGTTGGGCACGCGTCGTGATGCGTCCGAACAGGCCGATGATCTCGAGTCGCTGCGGCTGCTGGCCGCTCGTTCGACCGCCGAGTGGAAACACACCACGCGTCGGTTGCGGGTGGCGCTTGGCCAACTGGTCGACACACCCGAGGCGCAGCGCTCCCTGCAACGCACGGAAGAACAGTTGCGGGAGTTCGCGGTTCGCACAGAACGCCTGACGACCAGAACACAACGTCAGCTACGTGCGCTCGACACACTCACCGATGACGTGCTCGATCAGGTGCGGCACCTGCGCATGCGCCCCTTCGCCGACGCGTGCGCGGCGCTGCCTCGGGTGGTGCGTGATGTCGCTGGTGACACCAAACAGGTGCGGTTCGAGATCACCGGCGGTGATGTGGAGGCCGATCGTGCGGTGCTCGACGGCCTGCGGGAGGCTCTGCTGCATCTGGTGCGCAATGCGGTGGACCACGGGATCGAATCGCCGGAGCAGCGCATTGCTGCGGGCAAATCTCCCGAAGGAATCGTCGCGGTATCGGCTGCCATGCGTGGTGATCGTGTGATCGTCACCGTGAGCGACGATGGCGCCGGCATCGATGCCGCGGCAGTGCGCGGACGCATGGAGGGACGTGGGCTCCACGCCGCCGACGATGATGCGGTGGCGGCAGCACTGTTCACCGGCAATCTCTCGACTCGCGCCACGCCCACCAGTATCTCCGGGCGCGGCGTCGGCATGGACCTGGTCCGCGCGGCGCTGGAGCGGGTGCGTGGTACGGTCGCCCTCACGTGGACGGAGGGACGCGGCACCACCGTGACGATGACCTGCCCGCCATCGCTGGCCAGTATGCGCGCCGTGCTGATGACCTGTGGGCACCAGACGATTGCGATTCCCACCAGTGATGTGGAACGACTGCTGCGCATCTCCACAGCAGCGCTTCAACACATCGAAGGACGTCGCGTCGTGATGGTGGAAGATGTGGCGTTGCCACTGGCCGCTCTGGCGCACCTGCTGCCCCCTATCGTCGTACAACCGCTCGGCACCCACACGCTGATTGCATTGGTGGCCGTGGGGCCGCTGCGTGTGGGCCTGATCGTGGACGAACTGCTGTCGGAAGAGGAGATCCTGCTGCAGCCGTTGTCGGATGGTGAACGCCGTTCGCCGCTGCTGAGCGGAGCCGCCATTCTGGGCTCGGGTACGATTGCGCTGGTGCTGGATGCCGCCGCCGCGGCCGAGGCGGCACTGGAAAGCAGCGCGCAGTTGCCGGAATCGACGGAGACGACGGGGCGCGATCGTCGGTTCAAGGTTCTGGTCGTGGACGACTCCATCACCACCCGCGCCCTGGAGCAAGGTATTCTCGAAGCGGCTGGGTACGATGTTCGCACGGCGGTGGATGGGGCCGATGGATGGCGCTGCGTGCAGGAGTTCGTGCCCGATCTTGTCGTGAGCGACATCGAGATGCCGCGTATGGATGGCTTTGCGCTCTGTGAAACCATTCGGCACTCGGCGCGATTCCGTGATCTGCCAGTGGTGCTGGTGACAGCGCTGGAATCTCCCGAACACCGTGCCCGTGGGCTGGATGTGGGAGCCGATGCATATCTCGGCAAGTCGACGTTCGATCAGCGTGGTTTGCTGCATGTGATCGAGGAGCTGCTCACATGAGCATGCCGATGAGTGTCCCCACCCCAGTGCGCGTGCTGATCGCGGAAGATTCCGCCACGTTGCGCGACTTGTTGCGGAGCATCCTCGAAACGGACCCCGACATTGTCGTGGTCGGGGAAGCGCGCACGGGGGCCGAGGCCGTACACCTGGCTGTTGAACTGGAGCCAGACCTCATCATGATGGACGTGCACATGCCCGTGATGGACGGGCTCGAGGCAACGCGGGAGATCATGACGCGTCGCCCCACACCCATCATCATCGTGTCGTCGAGCAGCTCAGGTGACGATGTGAGTCTGCCGTTGCAAGCCGTGCTTGGTGGTGCGCTGATGTTGGTACGCAAGCCGGACGACCCGACGTCGAGTGACTTTGATACACGACAAAGTCATCTGCTCACGATGGTGAAGGCGCTGTCCCAGGTGAAGGTGGTGCGTCGCGCTGCGGGATTCGCGCGTGCCAGTGGTGTGCATCGCGTCATCCCTGGCCAGGCCGATGCAGCCACGACCGCGCGTGTCGCGTTGCATCGCGGCCCGGTACGGGTGGTCACGATCGCGGCCAGTACCGGTGGACCCGCCGCCATTGCCCGGGTGCTGCGCGCGTTGCCGGCAGACTACCCGGTTCCCATTCTGATCGTACAGCATATCGCCCTGGGATTCGGCGTGGGATTTGTCGATTGGTTGGCCACCATCTGTCCATTGGCGGTGCGCATCGCGCGTCACGGAGAACGGCCAGTGGGCGGCACGGTGTATGTCGCGCCGGATGACTCGCAGTTCGGTCTGCAGGTCGACGGCACGATTCACATCGATGCCTCACCCGCGGTAGGTGGCTTTCGCCCATCGGCTACGGTGTTGTTCGAATCGGCCGCCCGTGCCCACGGTGCCGCTGTCGTGTCGGTGATCCTCACCGGCATGGGCAGTGATGGCGTGGATGGACTGCGCGCCGTGCGAGCCGCGCGTGGACTGGTGATCGCGCAGGATGAAGCATCGTCGGTCGTATATGGAATGCCTCGTGAGGCGGTGGCGGCGGGCACGGTGGATCACGTGCTGCCACTCGACGAAATCGCCTCCATGCTCATGACGTTGAAGGGACCCCGTTTGCAATGAGTCATCATATCCTGGCAGTTGAAGACAGCCCCACACAGGCTGAAATCCTCCGACACTTGCTCGAATCGGCAGGACATGAGGTCGCAGTGGCATCGAACGGCACGGCCGCACTCGAACTGCTGGCGTCTACGCGACGCCGCTTCGATGTGGTCGTCAGTGACATCGTGATGCCTGGTGCGGTGGACGGGTACGAGTTGTGCCGTCGTATCAAGGCCAGCCCGCACTATCGCACACCGGTCGTGCTGTTGACGAGTCTCGCGGACCCCATGGATATCATCAAGGGACTCGAGTGTGGCGCGGACAACTTCTTCACGAAACCGTACGACGGCGAACATCTGCTCGAACGCATCACCTGGCTGCTGGATACGCGCCGGGTGCGCCAGGGCACCGGATTGCATGTGGGATTGCAGGTGTATTTCATGGGGCGGGAATTCACGATCAGCTCGGAGCGCGAGCAGATTCTGGATCTCCTCATCTCCACGTTCGAAGACGCGGTGCGGCAGAACCACAGCCTGCGTCAGCGTGAGGCGGAGCTGGAGTCAGCGCGGGCCGAACTGGCGCGCTACGCGGGCGTGCTGGAAACCGACATCGAACGATTCTTCGAGCTGTCCACGGATCTCATCTGTCTGGTCGGTGCCGACGGCCATTTCACGCGACTCAATCCGGCCTGGGAGCAACTCCTAGGCTGGACCGATGCCGAGTTGAAGGCTCGACCGTACATCGAGTTTGTGCATCCGGATGATCGGGACGACGGCGAAGATACGCTGTTTCATCCTGGTGCCGACCGACGTACCGCACAATTCGAGAACCGCTATCGATGCCGTGATGGCAGTTATCGCTGGCTCGAGTGGCGCGCGATTCCCTCGCCGGATGATGATGTCGTGTTTGCCATCGCCCGTGATGTGACGCAACGACGGGAAGCCGATCGCATACTCCGCGTGCGTTTTCAGCAGCAGGCTGCAGTGGCCGCGCTGGGGC contains these protein-coding regions:
- a CDS encoding HAMP domain-containing methyl-accepting chemotaxis protein, translating into MKWTVSRRIAAGYALLLVMMLIGGALASFALRRSAVVSEQALGTVRHRLVPATEAQSDWRRARVDYLRLLVQFEPTLIQSADSLVAAARTRLVSLRDSSTAEPQEQALWIEIIRDLDAWRVSAREIGELTRAGRRDDAVRLFNTTIGAAADTIGSNIISGIDMVQRRTDQIAATSAAMTRRMQLLIAISSILSLVLGVVAAVLLNKAVNGPLRETSVVLASSAAEILAATTQQASGSNQSSAAVTETVSTVEEVTQTAEQAADRARAVADSARRTAEIGKSGLRAIETSVEGMAAVREQVEATASSIVTLAEQAQAIGEIIASVNDIAEQTNLLALNAAVEAARAGEHGRGFAVVAAEVKNLAQQSKKATVQVRQILGEIQRATNAAVMVTEQGTKQVASMDRQVREAGDTIRALADSVADASQVAAQIVASAGQQALGMSQIREAMANIHQATQQNLAATKQAERAAQDLNQFGGRLLALTGATVRPHTNGRA
- a CDS encoding response regulator; this translates as MTVPDGLSARLRATFIGELEEQVVAMNTALLALEQQPSDSEQIRVLFRVAHTVKGAARAAAVTPVELACHALETFLARARDGSATLGAPQFAALFAGADALVDAATKLRAGQELTRGIPINTWFLGFDANVGEMTSRPRTTARPSASRSIPDAGAQASSSAAPNATPPAVLPEASQSAALPDVPLVARKKTADPLPSGEVPVRVDAGRLDALMATAGQLLGTRRDASEQADDLESLRLLAARSTAEWKHTTRRLRVALGQLVDTPEAQRSLQRTEEQLREFAVRTERLTTRTQRQLRALDTLTDDVLDQVRHLRMRPFADACAALPRVVRDVAGDTKQVRFEITGGDVEADRAVLDGLREALLHLVRNAVDHGIESPEQRIAAGKSPEGIVAVSAAMRGDRVIVTVSDDGAGIDAAAVRGRMEGRGLHAADDDAVAAALFTGNLSTRATPTSISGRGVGMDLVRAALERVRGTVALTWTEGRGTTVTMTCPPSLASMRAVLMTCGHQTIAIPTSDVERLLRISTAALQHIEGRRVVMVEDVALPLAALAHLLPPIVVQPLGTHTLIALVAVGPLRVGLIVDELLSEEEILLQPLSDGERRSPLLSGAAILGSGTIALVLDAAAAAEAALESSAQLPESTETTGRDRRFKVLVVDDSITTRALEQGILEAAGYDVRTAVDGADGWRCVQEFVPDLVVSDIEMPRMDGFALCETIRHSARFRDLPVVLVTALESPEHRARGLDVGADAYLGKSTFDQRGLLHVIEELLT
- the cheB gene encoding chemotaxis-specific protein-glutamate methyltransferase CheB: MSMPMSVPTPVRVLIAEDSATLRDLLRSILETDPDIVVVGEARTGAEAVHLAVELEPDLIMMDVHMPVMDGLEATREIMTRRPTPIIIVSSSSSGDDVSLPLQAVLGGALMLVRKPDDPTSSDFDTRQSHLLTMVKALSQVKVVRRAAGFARASGVHRVIPGQADAATTARVALHRGPVRVVTIAASTGGPAAIARVLRALPADYPVPILIVQHIALGFGVGFVDWLATICPLAVRIARHGERPVGGTVYVAPDDSQFGLQVDGTIHIDASPAVGGFRPSATVLFESAARAHGAAVVSVILTGMGSDGVDGLRAVRAARGLVIAQDEASSVVYGMPREAVAAGTVDHVLPLDEIASMLMTLKGPRLQ